The following coding sequences are from one Epinephelus fuscoguttatus linkage group LG7, E.fuscoguttatus.final_Chr_v1 window:
- the sephs3 gene encoding selenide, water dikinase 3, translated as MSGSTSPPPSVEAVGAEGCFPPGYKPFKPEEHGLERGFRLTAFSDLKGUGCKVPQEALLKLLAGLEADRADGTGKAGDQASEFGQQLSAPRLGVGMDCCVIPLRHGGLSLVQTTDFFYPLVEDPYMMGRIACANVLSDLYAMGITECDNMLMLLSVSQKMNDKDRERVMPLIIQGFRDAAEEGGTSVTGGQTVINPWIIVGGVASVVCQPNEFIMPDGAVPGDVLVLTKPLGTQVAVNAHQWLDQPERWNKIKLVVTREEVKEAYQEAMFSMATLNRTAAGLMHKFQAHAATDVTGFGLLGHANNLAAQQRNEVAFVIHNLPIIAKMAAISKACGNVFNLVQGMSAETSGGLLVCLPREQAAKFCSEMKSQSSGAGGQGAAGGAWIIGIVEKGDRRARIIDKPRIIEVPPRGSQAANQDNNSTSPAPSPNLS; from the exons ATGTCAGGCTCAACTTCCCCGCCTCCTTCTGTGGAGGCTGTGGGAGCCGAGGGGTGTTTTCCCCCCGGCTACAAGCCTTTTAAACCCGAAGAGCACGGCCTGGAGCGCGGGTTCCGTCTCACAGCCTTTTCGGACCTGAAAGGATGAGGCTGCAAGGTCCCGCAGGAGGCTCTGCTCAAACTCCTGGCGGGACTGGAGGCGGACCGGGCCGACGGGACAGGGAAGGCCGGAGACCAAGCATCGGAGTTCGGCCAACAGTTGTCTGCCCCCCGACTCG GTGTAGGGATGGACTGCTGTGTGATTCCCCTGAGGCATGGAGGGCTCTCACTGGTCCAGACCACAGACTTCTTCTACCCTCTGGTGGAGGATCCTTACATGATG gGCAGGATAGCGTGTGCTAATGTCCTCAGTGATCTCTACGCCATGGGCATCACAGAGTGTGACAACATGCTGATGCTGCTGAGTGTCAGCCAGAAGATGAATGATAAG GACCGTGAGCGGGTGATGCCACTGATAATTCAGGGGTTTCGTGatgcagcagaggagggagggactTCTGTGACAGGTGGCCAGACGGTGATCAACCCCTGGATCATCGTAGGAGGAGTAGCATCCGTTGTCTGTCAGCCTAATGAGTTCATCAT GCCAGATGGTGCTGTTCCAGGAGATGTCTTGGTTCTGACTAAACCTTTGGGGACACAGGTCGCTGTGAATGCTCACCAATGGCTCGATCAG CCTGAAAGGTGGAACAAGATCAAGCTAGTCGTTACCAGAGAGGAAGTTAAAGAGGCCTATCAGGAAGCCATGTTCTCCATGGCAACGCTAAACCGTACAG CGGCAGGCCTAATGCACAAGTTCCAGGCTCATGCTGCAACAGATGTGACAGGTTTTGGGTTGTTGGGGCACGCCAACAACCTGGCAGCACAGCAACGAAACGAAGTGGCCTTCGTCATCCACAACCTACCAATTATagccaagatggctgccatcagCAAAGCCTGTGGAAACGTGTTTAATCTGGTTCAGGGCATGTCAGCAGAGACTTCTG GTGGGCTGCTGGTTTGTCTCCCCAGAGAGCAGGCTGCCAAGTTTTGCTCGGAGATGAAGAGCCAGAGCTCCGGAGCCGGAGGTCAGGGTGCGGCAGGCGGAGCGTGGATAATTGGAATTGTTGAGAAAGGCGACCGCCGAGCTCGCATTATTGACAAGCCCCGCATTATCGAGGTTCCACCACGAGGAAGCCAGGCAGCAAATCAGGACAACAACTCCACCAGCCCGGCTCCTAGCCCCAATTTGTCATAG
- the ikbkg gene encoding NF-kappa-B essential modulator isoform X2 produces the protein MVQPQPDGPMQWDMSGEESGGTLRVPPELAANEVVTRLLGDNQQLREALRRSNLALRQRCEEMEGWQQRTREEREFLSCRFQEARALVERLAQENHSLQGLVNGPASTANNCCSSSQTEDLQGRPARNRPLEGPQTLDQREKKRVEETDQHTQTTPPRSLPVEGANEFLQLLKSHKEKLEEGMRDLRRKNEELESQRDEGEKERERMRRCIDQLRAKLAQAQAGSATEEAVQHRSEAQHSSDWYRELEEKLDFLQKSSAQRDRTEALLKQKDKDCAQLAKDCEALKAQATSLLGELNERQSCLEKSEHERKMLDDKLSNKVKALQVAERELEQQRKQHHVAMDKLLLQTQSLEQALKTERHVVTEEKKKLTQLQHAYTCLFRDYDSKLKSEGGDLCSRLEEAERALALKQDLIDKLKEEVEQQKGSLETVPVLTAQAEIYKADFLAEREAREKLNQKKEELQDQLTQALAEIDRLKQEATTRLRMEQMKLRHVDDFTTRAPRIPPPQAFNTVPPAPSFRNQGLVPVGDQGAAGAEELPDLCCPKCQYQAPDMDTLQIHVMDCIQ, from the exons ATGGTGCAGCCCCAGCCTGATGGCCCAATGCAGTGGGACATGTCCGGAGAAGAGAGTGGAGGGACCCTCAGGGTCCCACCTGAGCTGGCTGCCAATGAAGTGGTGACCAGGTTGCTGGGTGACAACCAGCAGCTTAGAG AGGCCTTGCGGCGGAGCAATCTTGCATTACGACAACGCTGTgaggagatggagggatggCAGCAGAGGACAAGAGAGGAACGAGAATTTCTCAGCTGTCGTTTCCAGGAGGCCAGGGCCCTGGTGGAGAGGCTAGCCCAGGAAAACCACTCATTACAGGGCTTGGTGAATGGACCAGCCTCCACCGCTAAcaactgctgcagctccagcCAGACTGAGGACCTGCAGGGGCGCCCGGCAAGGAACAGACCACTGGAGGGACCACAG ACACTAGATCAGCGGGAGAAGAAAAGAGTTGAAGAGACGgatcaacacacacagaccacgCCACCTCGCAGCCTG CCTGTGGAAGGTGCAAACGAgttcctccagctgctgaagagCCACAAAGAAAAACTGGAGGAAGGGATGAGAGACCTGAGGAGGAAGAATGAGGAGCTGGAGAGCCAGAGGgatgagggagagaaggagagggagcgaATGCGGCGTTGCATTGATCAGCTGCGAGCCAAACTGGCCCAGGCACAG GCAGGCAGTGCTACTGAGGAGGCTGTTCAACATCGCTCTGAGGCGCAGCACTCCTCTGACTG GTATCGTGAGTTGGAGGAGAAGCTTGATTTTCTGCAGAAGAGTTCAGCTCAGCGGGACAGAACTGAAGCTCTGCTCAAACAGAAGGACAAGGACTGTGCCCAG CTGGCCAAGGACTGTGAGGCTCTGAAAGCTCAAGCAACTTCCCTATTAGGAGAACTGAATGAGAGACAGAGCTGCCTGGAGAAGAGCGAGCATGAACGCAAAATGTTGGATGACAA GCTAAGCAATAAGGTGAAGGCCCTGCAGGTGGCAGAGCGGGAgctggagcagcagaggaagcagcatcATGTGGCCATGgacaagctgctgctgcagacccAAAGCCTGGAACAGGCCCTAAAGACGGAGAGACACGTTGTCACAGAGGAGAA GAAAAAACTGACACAATTGCAGCATGCCTACACGTGTCTGTTTAGAGACTATGATTCCAAACTGAAGAGTGag GGAGGAGATCTGTGCAGCCGACTAGAGGAGGCAGAGCGAGCGCTGGCCCTGAAGCAGGATCTGATTGATAAActgaaggaggaggtggagcaaCAGAAGGGCTCCCTGGAGACTGTTCCGGTCCTCACTGCACAA GCAGAGATTTACAAGGCAGATTTCCTAGCAGAGCGAGAAGCGAGAGAGAAGCTGAACCAGAAGAAGGAGGAGCTGCAGGATCAGCTGACTCAGGCCCTGGCTGAGATTGACAGGCTCAAGCAGGAGGCCACAACACG ATTACGTATGGAGCAGATGAAGCTGCGACACGTGGACGACTTTACAACACGGGCCCCACGCATCCCACCCCCACAAG CTTTCAACACGGTGCCCCCTGCCCCCTCATTCCGCAATCAGGGTCTGGTACCAGTCGGTGATCAAGGGGCAGCCGGAGCTGAGGAGCTGCCAGATTTATGTTGTCCTAAGTGCCAGTACCAGGCTCCAGATATGGACACGCTGCAGATACATGTCATGGACTGTATACAGTAA
- the ikbkg gene encoding NF-kappa-B essential modulator isoform X1, producing the protein MVQPQPDGPMQWDMSGEESGGTLRVPPELAANEVVTRLLGDNQQLREALRRSNLALRQRCEEMEGWQQRTREEREFLSCRFQEARALVERLAQENHSLQGLVNGPASTANNCCSSSQTEDLQGRPARNRPLEGPQTLDQREKKRVEETDQHTQTTPPRSLGDASVHSSLSSALPSPPTSLSEAWGEIMGRENGQPVEGANEFLQLLKSHKEKLEEGMRDLRRKNEELESQRDEGEKERERMRRCIDQLRAKLAQAQAGSATEEAVQHRSEAQHSSDWYRELEEKLDFLQKSSAQRDRTEALLKQKDKDCAQLAKDCEALKAQATSLLGELNERQSCLEKSEHERKMLDDKLSNKVKALQVAERELEQQRKQHHVAMDKLLLQTQSLEQALKTERHVVTEEKKKLTQLQHAYTCLFRDYDSKLKSEGGDLCSRLEEAERALALKQDLIDKLKEEVEQQKGSLETVPVLTAQAEIYKADFLAEREAREKLNQKKEELQDQLTQALAEIDRLKQEATTRLRMEQMKLRHVDDFTTRAPRIPPPQAFNTVPPAPSFRNQGLVPVGDQGAAGAEELPDLCCPKCQYQAPDMDTLQIHVMDCIQ; encoded by the exons ATGGTGCAGCCCCAGCCTGATGGCCCAATGCAGTGGGACATGTCCGGAGAAGAGAGTGGAGGGACCCTCAGGGTCCCACCTGAGCTGGCTGCCAATGAAGTGGTGACCAGGTTGCTGGGTGACAACCAGCAGCTTAGAG AGGCCTTGCGGCGGAGCAATCTTGCATTACGACAACGCTGTgaggagatggagggatggCAGCAGAGGACAAGAGAGGAACGAGAATTTCTCAGCTGTCGTTTCCAGGAGGCCAGGGCCCTGGTGGAGAGGCTAGCCCAGGAAAACCACTCATTACAGGGCTTGGTGAATGGACCAGCCTCCACCGCTAAcaactgctgcagctccagcCAGACTGAGGACCTGCAGGGGCGCCCGGCAAGGAACAGACCACTGGAGGGACCACAG ACACTAGATCAGCGGGAGAAGAAAAGAGTTGAAGAGACGgatcaacacacacagaccacgCCACCTCGCAGCCTG GGTGATGCGAGTGTGCATAGCTCCTTGAGTAGCGCCCTCCCCTCTCCCCCCACCTCACTTTCAGAGGCATGGGGGGAGATAATGGGCAGGGAAAATGGCCAG CCTGTGGAAGGTGCAAACGAgttcctccagctgctgaagagCCACAAAGAAAAACTGGAGGAAGGGATGAGAGACCTGAGGAGGAAGAATGAGGAGCTGGAGAGCCAGAGGgatgagggagagaaggagagggagcgaATGCGGCGTTGCATTGATCAGCTGCGAGCCAAACTGGCCCAGGCACAG GCAGGCAGTGCTACTGAGGAGGCTGTTCAACATCGCTCTGAGGCGCAGCACTCCTCTGACTG GTATCGTGAGTTGGAGGAGAAGCTTGATTTTCTGCAGAAGAGTTCAGCTCAGCGGGACAGAACTGAAGCTCTGCTCAAACAGAAGGACAAGGACTGTGCCCAG CTGGCCAAGGACTGTGAGGCTCTGAAAGCTCAAGCAACTTCCCTATTAGGAGAACTGAATGAGAGACAGAGCTGCCTGGAGAAGAGCGAGCATGAACGCAAAATGTTGGATGACAA GCTAAGCAATAAGGTGAAGGCCCTGCAGGTGGCAGAGCGGGAgctggagcagcagaggaagcagcatcATGTGGCCATGgacaagctgctgctgcagacccAAAGCCTGGAACAGGCCCTAAAGACGGAGAGACACGTTGTCACAGAGGAGAA GAAAAAACTGACACAATTGCAGCATGCCTACACGTGTCTGTTTAGAGACTATGATTCCAAACTGAAGAGTGag GGAGGAGATCTGTGCAGCCGACTAGAGGAGGCAGAGCGAGCGCTGGCCCTGAAGCAGGATCTGATTGATAAActgaaggaggaggtggagcaaCAGAAGGGCTCCCTGGAGACTGTTCCGGTCCTCACTGCACAA GCAGAGATTTACAAGGCAGATTTCCTAGCAGAGCGAGAAGCGAGAGAGAAGCTGAACCAGAAGAAGGAGGAGCTGCAGGATCAGCTGACTCAGGCCCTGGCTGAGATTGACAGGCTCAAGCAGGAGGCCACAACACG ATTACGTATGGAGCAGATGAAGCTGCGACACGTGGACGACTTTACAACACGGGCCCCACGCATCCCACCCCCACAAG CTTTCAACACGGTGCCCCCTGCCCCCTCATTCCGCAATCAGGGTCTGGTACCAGTCGGTGATCAAGGGGCAGCCGGAGCTGAGGAGCTGCCAGATTTATGTTGTCCTAAGTGCCAGTACCAGGCTCCAGATATGGACACGCTGCAGATACATGTCATGGACTGTATACAGTAA